The window TCTCTCCCACAAAGGCATAACTTTTGCCAGCTTTAAAAACAAGATTTGTTTTGGGTAAAATTGTAACCCCTGGTTTTTCGGGATATTCAAATGTAATATCTTTTAAAACAATATCTCCTTCAATACTTTCTACTTTGGGAGCATTTAAGTTAGGATTAATTGTTGAAGAAACACGAACTAAACGCATTACACGTTTTGTTGATGCCGTTGCTCTTGCTAACCCCGGCACTAACCCTACTAATGTTCAAATTGGAAAGGCCAAAGTGTTAACTCCGGTAATAAAAGAAGGTAAAATTCGAATCATATGGTCAGTACTTTCTTTTCCTCCGTATAATCCAATACTAGCAACCAAGACAATAACTGTTAAAGCTAATGCACAAATAATAATAATTGTGGTCATCCATGTTTGAATCCGGTTTAATTTTTTATTAACCCGGTAGTATTCCTTGTGAATTGTTTCAAAACAAACTCGTTCATATTCTTCAGTTCCGGTTGCTTTAATTAAAGCAACCGCCCCAATCCGGTCAGTAACATTCCCATTAACATCTGTAATGGTTGATTTAACATTTTCTGATTCAACTGCTTGTGAACGGAAAGTTACCGAAATTGCGGTCATAAATACTAAAGTTGATCCCAAACAAATTAAAGCTAATTTTCAATCAATGTTTAACAATGAAATTGCACTTCCAAAGAAAATAATCGGAATGCTAATTAAATTGGCTGGTGTTAACTGGGACTCATCTCCAATTGTTTGGGTATCATTAATTAATTTGGTAATTGTTTCACCAATTTTTTTATCAGAATAATAACCGATATTTAAATTAACTAAGTTATTTAAAACTGCATTCCGAATATCAATTTCAATAGTTCGCCCGAACATTCCCCCAACTCGCTCACGAACATTGGTTGAAATTAAAGCAACAATTAAATCTACTATAATAATAATTAGTCAGACTCATCAACTAATCCCCGTGCTCTTTAAGTTTGAATCATTACCAAAATAAAATAAAATTTCATCCATTAGTTTACCAATTAAGTAGGTAATTGCAACAATTGCCACTGCTGAAATTACCAATGCTAATATAATTGTGAATGATCGTAGCAAATATTTTTTATAATAAATCGCTACTAATTTAAAAAAGCCAATTTCTGGTTTTTTAATTCCCTTCATCATTTCTAATGGCGTTTGGTATTTTGGTTTTACTCTTTTTGGTTCGTTGGCATCCGCAGACAATTTATGTTCTAAAGCATTAATATCAATTATTTCATTTTTTTTTATTCATAAATATCATCCCTTGTCTCCCCATTTTTTTCTCTCTTTCATTATATCAATAAAAACTAAATAAAAACACGAAAAAATTTATGTTTTAATTTCCCCATCTAGTATTATTAATTATAATCAAATAATAAAAACCACGCAAGTGGTTTTTATAAGATTATTTATCTTGTACTGCTTCAATTCCTGGTAAAGTTTTACCTTCCATATATTCTAAACTAGCACCCCCACCAGTTGAAATGTGGGTAAATTTATCTTTATATCCTAATTGAATAGCTGCTGCTGCTGAATCACCACCACCAATTAAAGTAAAGGCATCTGGCAATTGGGCAATTGCTTCACAAACTGCTTTAGTTCCGTTACTATAATGACTAAATTCAAAAACTCCCATTGGTCCATTTCATGCCACAGTTTTTGCACCAGCTAATTCTTTTTTAAATAATTCAATTGTTTTTGGTCCAATGTCTAATCCCATATAACCTTCATCAATGTCAACACCATCGGTTACTTTGGCGGGAACATCGGCAAATTCCGGAGCTTCTAAAGCATCAACGGGTAAGATAATTTTACTGTTTGCTTTTGCTAAAAATTCTTTAGCAACTTCAATTTTATCTTCTTCTAATAATGAGTTTCCAATTTTATGACCTTGGGCAACAAAGAACGTATATGCCATTCCTCCCCCAATAATAATTTTGTCAGCTTTAGTTAATAAGTGATCAATGACTCCAATTTTATCAGAAACTTTTGCGCCCCCAATAATTGCCACAAAGGGTTTCACT is drawn from Spiroplasma mirum ATCC 29335 and contains these coding sequences:
- a CDS encoding ABC transporter ATP-binding protein, translated to MKERKKWGDKGWYLWIKKNEIIDINALEHKLSADANEPKRVKPKYQTPLEMMKGIKKPEIGFFKLVAIYYKKYLLRSFTIILALVISAVAIVAITYLIGKLMDEILFYFGNDSNLKSTGISWWVWLIIIIVDLIVALISTNVRERVGGMFGRTIEIDIRNAVLNNLVNLNIGYYSDKKIGETITKLINDTQTIGDESQLTPANLISIPIIFFGSAISLLNIDWKLALICLGSTLVFMTAISVTFRSQAVESENVKSTITDVNGNVTDRIGAVALIKATGTEEYERVCFETIHKEYYRVNKKLNRIQTWMTTIIIICALALTVIVLVASIGLYGGKESTDHMIRILPSFITGVNTLAFPIWTLVGLVPGLARATASTKRVMRLVRVSSTINPNLNAPKVESIEGDIVLKDITFEYPEKPGVTILPKTNLVFKAGKSYAFVGETGSGKSTISKLLLRFYDPTTGEVLVNNTDLKTLNLPSYLSHIGYVEQEPKILYGDVIYNVKYGKFDATEEEVIAACKKAELHDLVMGWRDGYQTILGERGFMLSGGQKQRLVIARMILKNPQVLILDEATSALDNIVEKEIQAELEKLMVGKTTISIAHRLSTNKNADQIFVLGKGTGIIQQGTFKELISKEGPFLQLYKAGNQTK
- a CDS encoding phosphoglycerate kinase yields the protein MAKKELKDVEICSKKVLVRVDFNVPMKDGVITDDNRITAALPTIKYLIDHNAKVILFSHLGKVKTEADLKKRDIAPVAKALSDKLGMPVKFVNAFEGPELEAAIAGMKDKDIILFQNTRFADILDANGNLKVDENGNAKAKRESKNDPALGKYWASLGDVFVNDAFGTAHRAHASNVGIATNIGLSCLGFLVEKEVKMLAQGVDNPVKPFVAIIGGAKVSDKIGVIDHLLTKADKIIIGGGMAYTFFVAQGHKIGNSLLEEDKIEVAKEFLAKANSKIILPVDALEAPEFADVPAKVTDGVDIDEGYMGLDIGPKTIELFKKELAGAKTVAWNGPMGVFEFSHYSNGTKAVCEAIAQLPDAFTLIGGGDSAAAAIQLGYKDKFTHISTGGGASLEYMEGKTLPGIEAVQDK